One region of Gossypium raimondii isolate GPD5lz chromosome 6, ASM2569854v1, whole genome shotgun sequence genomic DNA includes:
- the LOC105774736 gene encoding uncharacterized protein LOC105774736 — MEAWVPLFDIFMNSPTPEIEASLWLQQCFNATTLSSSTTTPITASSFLSLLTKPCNLFVDDSSFSSPLTPKRIMFIETLPGMVQSRVLSFLALENERFNGKELSKLARSLLSESQGLDFWVKKAARDLLDRVSEPNHINKWISGFSLESGEEEVGQEFESLPDWLKDMAAGNDPLLYWLPLSAADCGPRFYDDSLENDESLFSQVEENGENGLKEVGDEIEMDRVLNVPLEPEIENMAASLRDRVISLESSFKAVALGNEIRELCLDKGMDPFQVLCLIEPWKAEDEVASVLISHLSSGDEDELAWPSQVLCSIVLPKFLVLEEPASRLLLTSTIEYSKLHQRAAVHALLFPLVLRKEGINNPICDVITRILRECLHPAHVSAFCQTLLCRGEEERRFILLPCHEYLVSKELVWTDSLFNLLHNILNHNVHLTRDSVDRLVYHVRNIAERFSKSLKFGNFVLCLVTKCSSLLNSHKNVLTEAVECTNTLVTKSILLRIASL, encoded by the exons ATGGAGGCATGGGTTCCGTTGTTCGACATTTTCATGAATAGCCCTACACCTGAAATCGAAGCATCTCTTTGGCTGCAACAATGTTTCAATGCGACAACATTATCATCTTCAACAACAACTCCAATCACCGCAAGCTCTTTCCTTTCTTTGCTTACCAAACCCTGCAATCTCTTTGTCGATGACTCATCTTTTTCTTCACCTCTCACACCAAAAAG GATAATGTTTATAGAGACTCTACCGGGTATGGTTCAGTCAAGGGTACTTTCATTTCTTGCTTTGGAGAATGAGAGGTTTAATGGGAAGGAATTATCTAAGCTGGCACGCAGTTTGTTGAGTGAAAGTCAAGGGCTTGATTTTTGGGTCAAGAAAGCAGCACGGGATCTGCTCGACAGAGTGTCTGAACCAAATCATATTAATAAGTGGATTTCTGGTTTTAGTCTGGAATCTGGCGAAGAAGAAGTCGGCCAAGAGTTTGAGTCCTTACCGGATTGGCTCAAGGACATGGCTGCTGGTAATGATCCGCTTCTCTATTGGCTTCCTTTATCTGCAGCTGATTGTGGTCCTCGTTTTTATGATGATAGTTTGGAAAATGATGAGAGTTTGTTCAGTCAAGTTGAggaaaatggagaaaatggTTTGAAAGAAGTTGGGGACGAAATTGAGATGGATCGGGTTCTGAATGTGCCTTTAGAACCTGAAATTGAAAACATGGCTGCTAGTTTGAGAGACAGGGTTATAAGCTTAGAATCTAGTTTCAAAGCTGTAGCATTAGGAAATGAAATTCGTGAACTTTGCTTGGATAAAGGAATGGATCCTTTTCAAGTTCTGTGTCTGATTGAGCCTTGGAAAGCCGAGGATGAGGTTGCTTCGGTGCTAATTTCTCATCTTTCAAGTGGGGATGAAGATGAGCTTGCTTGGCCAAGTCAGGTTCTCTGCTCAATTGTGCTTCCCAAGTTCTTGGTTCTAGAAGAGCCAGCCTCACGTCTGCTACTGACTTCAACGATTGAGTACAGCAAGCTCCATCAGAGGGCTGCGGTGCACGCATTATTGTTTCCACTTGTACTACGAAAGGAAGGTATCAATAACCCCATCTGTGATGTGATTACTAGGATTCTGAGGGAATGCCTGCACCCGGCTCATGTTTCTGCCTTCTGCCAGACACTTCTTTGCAGAGGAGAGGAGGAGAGGAGATTCATTTTACTCCCATGTCATGAATACCTTGTCTCGAAGGAATTGGTATGGACGGATTCATTGTTTAACCTCTTACAcaacattttaaatcataaTGTTCATTTAACTCGGGATTCAGTTGATCGTCTTGTGTACCATGTTAGGAACATAGCCGAAAGATTTTCCAAATCTTTGAAATTTGGAAACTTCGTATTATGTCTGGTCACTAAATGTTCTTCACTACTTAATTCACATAAGAACGTACTGACTGAAGCGGTTGAGTGCACGAATACTCTTGTTACGAAATCCATATTATTAAGAATAGCTAGCTTATAA